Genomic window (Ruminococcus flavefaciens AE3010):
CTTGTCTGTAGGATATGTCCATTATCCTATCTTATCCTTGATGACCTTTACGATAGCAGCTGCGGACTCCTCTAAGTTCAGCTTTGTTGTGTCCACAAGGACTGCGTCCTCAGCCTGTTTCAGCGGAGCTGTCTCGCGGTGCATATCCTGATAGTCGCGCTTGATGATATCGTCGAGTATCTCCTGATATGTGGGGCAGTTGGGCTTTTCAGCCAGCTCCTTGTAGCGGCGGTTTGCTCTCTCCTCAGCGGAAGCTGTCAGGAATATCTTCACGTCTGCGTTGGGGAGCACAACTGTGCCGATATCGCGTCCGTCCATGAGGACGTTATTCTCACGGGCTATTTTCTGCTGAGTCTCGAAGAGATATGCTCTTACGGCAGGAATAGCCGAAGTGCGTGAAGCCGCCATTGATATCTCGGGAGTTCTTATAAGGTCGGAAACGTCTCTGTCGCCAAGGAAAACGCGCTGAGCGCCGTCGATGAACCTGAGCTGAACATCGGCGTCGGGGAGCGAAGCTTCGATATCCCCGTCTGCGATGTTGTTCTCTGTGATATAGAGAGCGATAGTGCGGTAGAGAGCTCCTGTGTCAACATAGATGTAGCCAAGCTCCTTGGACACCATTTTTGCGATAGTGCTCTTGCCTGCACCTGCAGGTCCGTCTATCGCGATATTTACTGTTTTCATAGATATAACTCCTTTATAATAGGTATAGTCCTTATTTTACAGTCTTTGCCATGTAGTCCTCGAAGTTTTCGCTGCTGCCCGAGGTAGTTGAGATATAGGCGTAATATGCAAGTATATACGATGCGTCAACAGCGTTTATGTAGCCGTTTTTATCCGCGTCTGCCGCTAAGGTCTGGCGCTCGTCAGTGAATGTAGTGGCTTTGCCGCTGGACACGGAAGCGTACTCCGTGAGAACTGCGGAGGCGTCAACGGCGTTTACGTATTGGTCATTGTTAAGGTCGCCAAGCTTGTAGGGCGGATCATCGATTACGGTTATACCGCCTGTGTCGAGACCGTTTGTGAATATGTACTTCGTCAGGGCGTCGCCCTTGGCGTCGTAGGCGAAGTTCGTGAACAGGGGCTGTATCTTGCCGTACTTTGAAGTACCTACGCTGACGTCAAAAATGTCGCCTGCCTTGCAGTCTGAGGGGAGAGTGAAGCTCAGCTCCCACATGACGCCGTCGGCGCCAAGGTCAGCACTGCCTGCCGTGGTGAGCACCATGAAGTCCTTGGTGTCGCCCATAGCCTGACCTGTTGAAAGCTTTTCTATCGCCTTTCCGGGAAGGGCTTCTCCTGCTGTCATGCGGCTGTCGTAGTAGACATATATGACCGTGTCGCTGTACAGACCGTTTGCGCCGTCAACTATAAGGGACACAGACTGCTGCTTGTTCCTTGCCTCGGTCTGGCAGACCTCGGTGTTTGTGATATGAAAAACAGGCTGTCCCTGAACCGCAGGCTTATATGTAGTAGTCGTAGTTGTGGCAGTCGATGTGGTGGTAGTAGTCTTTGCGGTGGTCGTTGCCGCCTTAGTCGCTGAAGTGGTCTTTGGGGCAGTCGTTGTCTTTGTTGTGGTCACAGAAGTCTTTGCAGCCGTGGTGGCAGCTGCCGCCTTTGTGGTAGTCACAGCAGGGGCGCCGACTCTGTTCTCTTTATAAATAGTATACCCGCTTACAGCAGCCTTGTTTTCTGCCATTGTTCCCGTGGGAGCAGGAAGTGCTCCTGCGGTGAGAGCTGCGGCAGCTGCCGCGGATATAAGCCTTTTAAGCTTCATAGATACCTCCAAAAGTATATGGTTTGTATTGCTGAGGTCATTCGTCCATTCTGCGAAGTCTCCACTCGTCGTACTGCATTTTCGACATGAGCACCTTTCGGGGCTTTGCACCCTCGCTCTGTCCGATAACGCCCCGCTCTTCAAGCTCGTCCATGATGCGTGCAGCCCTTGCGTAGCCCAGCTTCAGCTTTCTCTGGAGCATTGAGGTGGAGAGCTGTCCTGCGTCCACTGCCACCTTGATAGCAGCCTCCACAATATCCTCGTCGCTTCCGCCGCCCGCTGCAGCTCCGCTGTCAGCAGCTCCCGAGCCGCCCTGGGACTGTGGGGAGTAGCCTTCGACAGCACCGGTGATACTTGGATCGTAGGATACCTCAGCCTGAGCCTTGATGTAGCGGACTGTCTCTGCGATATCGTCATTTGACGAGAAGCAGCCCTGCACACGGACAGGCTTTCCTGCGCCTATGGGCATATACAGCATATCGCCGTTTCCGAGGAGCTTGTCGGCTCCTGCCATATCGATGATAGTACGGGAGTCGACCTGCGACTTTACCGAGAGAGCGATACGGCTTGGGATATTGGCCTTGATAAGACCTGTGATAACGTCTGTAGTAGGACGCTGTGTAGCGACTACAAGGTGCATGCCTGCGGCACGTCCCATTTGTGCCAGACGGCAGATGAAGTCCTCCACTTCCTTTCCCGCAACAAGC
Coding sequences:
- a CDS encoding dockerin type I domain-containing protein, with translation MKLKRLISAAAAAALTAGALPAPTGTMAENKAAVSGYTIYKENRVGAPAVTTTKAAAATTAAKTSVTTTKTTTAPKTTSATKAATTTAKTTTTTSTATTTTTTYKPAVQGQPVFHITNTEVCQTEARNKQQSVSLIVDGANGLYSDTVIYVYYDSRMTAGEALPGKAIEKLSTGQAMGDTKDFMVLTTAGSADLGADGVMWELSFTLPSDCKAGDIFDVSVGTSKYGKIQPLFTNFAYDAKGDALTKYIFTNGLDTGGITVIDDPPYKLGDLNNDQYVNAVDASAVLTEYASVSSGKATTFTDERQTLAADADKNGYINAVDASYILAYYAYISTTSGSSENFEDYMAKTVK
- the cmk gene encoding (d)CMP kinase, yielding MKTVNIAIDGPAGAGKSTIAKMVSKELGYIYVDTGALYRTIALYITENNIADGDIEASLPDADVQLRFIDGAQRVFLGDRDVSDLIRTPEISMAASRTSAIPAVRAYLFETQQKIARENNVLMDGRDIGTVVLPNADVKIFLTASAEERANRRYKELAEKPNCPTYQEILDDIIKRDYQDMHRETAPLKQAEDAVLVDTTKLNLEESAAAIVKVIKDKIG